A region of the Megalops cyprinoides isolate fMegCyp1 chromosome 21, fMegCyp1.pri, whole genome shotgun sequence genome:
GAGTTGGTTCTCGTCCTGCGCATCACGGGTGAGGCGGGCTTGGGGGTTCTTTCCCCGCGCCCCACCCAAGAATGCCCCTGATCCACCGTAGATCTGGGCTCAGAGTCTATGCTGCCTGCCTTGCTGAGTTGCCGGGGCAACGAGGAACTCCTTCTGACCACTCTGCTTCGCTCTAGAGCCCTCCCCTCTCGCCTGGATGTGGGCAAACTCACCTCttctcccagaatcctctgcttCAGTTCATAACTGTCACTGGAGGGGCCCAACAGCTGGAGGGTGTCCCCTACTTGTTGTACCAGCACCTTATATACGTCTCTGTGTATCCGAATGCGCCTGTCCAATTGTACACGCTGCTCCTGGGTCAGTGAGGCCAGAGGGATTTCCTGCACGCGGAGAAGTCTATGGACTTCCATGAGAAAAGCTGCCAGCCGATCTTTGGCAATCTCAGGGTTACTACCCACAAGCACAATGGTGCTGACTTCTAAATTCTCAGCATCTTTCAACTTCATCTCTACTCGGTTAGTCTGCAGGGTCTCTTGTATCACATCTCCATAAAAACACTGGGCATACCTGAGCGCATTAGCATCTATGACAAAGGACACCTTATCACGGTAGTGGCTGGCCATGTACTGTCTTCTGTGTGAGGAGTTTGATGGGGTGTCACCTAGGTAACTGGGCGGGCTGTATGGAGCTCCCGACTCCTGACTTGAAGTGGAATTGGAGGAGGACCAAGAAGCTGCAGCTGCCCGAGTCTCTTCCACACcttttctcccagcatgcactgcaacccCATTTTGGTAGCTCAGCACAGCAGAGTCTGGTGAGACTTTTGTTTTGGACACTGGCCCTGCAGTGTGGGCACTGAAGTGGGGCCCCAGGAGTGAGCTCTGTGACTGGGCCTCCCTAGACAGCAGCAGTTCTCCCAGTTTTACCCTGGCAGCTTTTAGGTTGAGGAAGGTCCCCACGAGGAGAAGCTGCCCAGAACGCAAATAGGATATCTCAAACTTGTGTCTTGTGAGAATGTCTTTGACAGCCGTCTGACTCCGAAACTTCCCCAGGTCCAGGGTGGTACTCACAGGCATgtccacctacacacacacacacaaacgtgcacacacacattcagagatGCATTCACAGAGTAAAGCAGATCGTAACAAGACTGTGAAAGAACAGATAAATAAAGTTCCACGAGAAGGACTTGCTAGCTCTACCTCAGGGCAATGGATCCGCCTGACCTTCAGAGGAAAACGTccaccctccacctccagcaCATGGGACTGCTCCAGGACACGGGTGGCcactgagagagaaggaagtGGAGCGAGAGACAATCACACAGGAGAAgataaagagaaacagaaacagacagagggtggGGCGACAGAGAGATTCCATATTACAGATTCCAGAGATTCAACAGCAGGCTTATATGAACCCAGTTATCTGATAGGAAAGACTGAATTTATGAtcagcacatgcacatactgaCCAATTTGATCCAGTTTATATCTGAGACCTTTATACTACTGCGCTCATTTCAATTACCCCCAGCCAATCATTCATTTGTGTTCACCCCTACTAAGCACTTAGGCAGTGCTCTTGGCCTCAAAGCAATCCATATTACCTTCTGGAAGCTCAAAGCTGATAAACGCCTTGTCACTATTCCTAGCGGGGTATACGACTCTCTCCACCTCACCGCCCCCATTCCGCGGCCGAAGGAAGTGGATCGTCAGCTTGTCAATCATCTGATCCACTGAGAGTATACTTGGAACCCCAAGGACTTCTATGACGGTGGAGTCTGTGTCCATGGTGATGCCTGCATTGAAAAAATTAACACTTGTGAACTACACCCGCAAGTGCAGTAGCACACCCAGAACAGATTTCTAGAGAACAAATCAAGGCCTTCATCAGATCTGGACCTAAAAAGTCCATATCTCAGCTGAGTCCAGTAATCATGTAGCCTACACCACTGACATTCTAGGGTCATTCTGTTACCTTTCGGCCTACACATTCCCCGCATTTGTTTTGGGTGCAGCGGCAGTGTAACAtcgtggtaaggagcagagctcataaccaaaaggcagCTGAATAGATTACTCggtttgttttttatcattctTCATAAGAACTGCATTGGATTACAACATGAATGGTAACGATTTACCAAGAGCAGCTGCTGGAAActgagtgaaaataaataaacccaaatAAACCCAGTGGTTGTACACTTGCACAATTATACGGTGTAATTTGTAAAGACACAAGGAAGTTTCTGCTGACGTGCGGACGTGATTACGTgaacaataataacattttcaaaaagcaaaatcTTGTCTCATAATAAAAGTGAAAGTGTGTCTGCGCGACTTTGTATTCTACTATAAGATGAGACAGTGCAGTGGGCTAATTCACTTTAGATTTACAACTCCGACAGTTTACAACAGTCaccgagaaaaaaaaaggaaaaaaaaaaaaaacaccgacCCCATGATTTTCCCCCCACGAAAGGAAACATGCATAAACTCGCATAAAACCTGATCTACATCATCTGAGAGCAGCCCCAAACGCTCCGTCGAGTTCCTAATGATGAAACTAACAGCATTAGCCTACAGCTGATCTGTTAGCAAGGATAAAAATACCCTCACCTCTAAATTAACGATATAATCTTCAACAATAAACGACATcaacaatattaacaatttCGCGATGTGATACATGTGAACAGGTTGAAAGGTCGCTGGCCAGTTCGTTCAATCTTGCAAGAGTTTACGTTCGACCAGCTCGGGTTAAGTGTAGCTGGCTACTTTGCTTGCTTACCATTTCAATATCGTTAAAAGTAGGAACAATAATAACCTACTTGTTTGGTTCCAACACAATTCCTGGTCAGTTTAAGACAGTTTGGTTACTCTCGATACTTGTTTATAACCGTCATGGTTCTGGCGAATCGAAAGTAAAAGCACTCTTCATGGACGTCACTATGATCCTTTCATGCAGCTGCAGAAATCAGCTTCCAGCGGCTCGTTCATGTTTCCAGCTGCACCAAATTCTACGTTCTTCCGCGAATATTTTAATAGATCTGTCGGACTTCGTTAGCACATATCTGTAAGAACACTTAATGAAACGattttaagaatatttattttttgaattttttattttttgtgtcacTTTGACTAAAGTGACCATTCACGAAAAATCAGCACATAATGCCGGCAGTAACTTGAGCTCCAAATACAATTCACTTTCTAAACATTCGCCAAAACCTGGAACACAGCCCTAACACTGGGGTCTGTCAAATGTATCGcttccattttgaaaagaaactgCAGGCAGTTATAAAAGCCATACAGcatcagcatcacacacacttacctCGGGGAGTTTTGCAGTTTACAACAGGTCCAAAGAATCATTACTGAAGTCTTCACATCCCATCATTAAACCATCTAACTTTTTTCAGATGACATGCATTCGAATTATGGCAAGAGTAGAGGGCGGTATACAACTCGTGTGTGTGCGAACATGGAcataatttttgaaaattgtcaCATTGCAATAGATGTGTGCCAGTCTCTGGAGTTTAAATGTCACTTTCACCTTGTCATTTTTGGTGCTTATCACATGCAAGTTGATGATCTTGACAGACCTCACTTTTTACTTTGTGTGTAGACACAATCATGATTTCTCTTATTCCATAGAGCTACGCATCTGCAAAAACTCAAAATGAGCGAGCACTTTTCAGTTTTAGAGAAGACGCTCAGAACGACAAAGCACAACGGCTACACAACTCTGGTCTTGCAAGACACTGAATGAAGCGTTTTGATCGAAGGACATCAGGTTTGATCCAGTCATTAACAGGTCTGGAGTGatcaggatttaaaaaaaaaaaaaaaaaccacacaccacaAATAGCCCAagatttaacattttaaagttcCATTTATAGCCAGCACACTCTTCACCCTGGTGCCTGAAACTGGCACCAGGGTGAAGACAACAATCACAGAAACCACTGAACAAGTATACAACAGGCTAACATCCATTTATTggcaaaagtattttttatttatcgACTCCAACTCCTTGCCCAATTGAGCACCATCATCCTTGCACAGAAACATGACAGGTTTCTCCCCAGGCCCCTCAGGAAGAGAGCAAGCACCTCACATGTAGCAAGGGTGCAACGGCATAGAAATTCACATAATTCGCACAGCCTGCTGTGTGCAGAAGCTGAGCAGAAGTCTTGGTGTAATACAACAGTTGCAAGTTAAACGAGCATATTGATCATTTTAGTTCTAATGCTTCAGGATGCTCCTCAACACAGCTCCAGAGCATCCGTCTTGCATCAGCTCCTTGGGCTCCCAACCTCATGCTGCCACCTGGAAGTGAAAACAGGACTTGTTTGAAAGATCGAATTACAttggattttgttttaaatgcattagaCATGCAATTCGTGCAAGTAGTGATAGGAAATTCTAGTGAATTTTCTAGCATTCTTTCTACGCATTTCatctcatttattcattacacaTTAGCAGTGAACCAGCAGGCTAGGctcatttttgcatttacaaCCTTGTCTGTTGCATCTTGCTGTATTACAggtgtgtttttcacattgtaTATACAGTTCATGTCTTACACCTACTACAAATAGGTTGATGGAACAAAATTTCCAAGGGACAATAAATATGGCATATTTAAGCAGTTTCTTCATGCCATCAATATAAAAAAGTAAAGCAGGAGACAACTTTGAATCATTCCTAAAATAGCTTTTCTGCTCgtgttgcactctgcctcacttgtaaaccgctttggataaaagcatctgccaaattaagtgtaaatgtaacttGTTTTGGGCTAAACCTTGAGCTTGCAAGTCCTCAAGGAGGACCACTGATCTCCACGCCAGTGGCATGCACCAAGCGTCATTTGTGTGAGGTTTCTATAACCTTGCCGTGGAGAGTCACGGCAGGGCCTCAAACCACCCCAGTCTCTCTAGCAGGCACAACAGGAAAGGACAGGACCACGCCAGGTCCAGCCTCGCTGAACGGCCTGCACGGACCACCAGAAAGGGGACGGACTGCACTTTGACATACGTACCACATTGTCAACCAACCCGAAGGCCTGGAATGTCCCATCAGCATCTACCTCCCTGAAGAACAGCAGCCTCTCTCCAAAACCTCCCATAGAGGTAAGGGATCCCACCTTCCCCCCTTGGTGGGCTTCAGCTACCTAGAAATCATGGCAGCAGTGGAAGTCCTAAAACggaattttaaaacaaaatttgcaatttcagaaaatcatttcaaaagttACGCCACAGGTTCAGTAGTTGTACAGTTGCCTTATAATATTGATAGTGTTACGTATTTCGCAATGTTAAATGTATGAGGTCTATACAACCTTGCCGTAGGGGATCACGGCAAGGCCTCAAACCAACCCACTCGCTCTAGCAAGCACAACAGGAAAGGACAGAACCACGGCAGGCCCAGCCTCGCTGAACGGCCTGCACAACTCCTGTTACACTGAAGCACCGGCTGTGTCGTGagcatgtgaaaatgcatgttaaaatgcCACCGTGCTTTCCATAGACTAAATGATCAAACGCCAGAATCTTACCAACAGCGGGAAGGACCGTTCCCTCAGTTCCATTTTGCTTTCGCGTCTGTCAACACGTGCATCTGAAAAACGATTCAGAGGTGGCTATGAAACGGAATACTGGCACGACTACAAATTCACCATTTAGTTTGTTTTACACTAAAACAGTGCTATGTTGAGACCAACCAAAACTGGTCATCTTGCCcgtcacataaaataaaatgtctagCGACTATCCAGCTACTGTAGCTACATAAATCACCACGTGGTGTGGGTCTCCGTGCATCAAGAGCTATTTAGCTAGTCAGAAGTACCCTATCTGCAAAATGTTAGGAGCCCAAAAGCGTACTTTCACCTTCGTGGCGGAAAAACACACTCAGATATAATAAGTATTGAACTATTTTGAACTAAGGTTACGccacgttagctagctagactagctatCCATGGCTAGATAGGCTGCTCGCTAAACGAAACTAACTTTCGTGGGGGAAAAGCGATTAGCCACTTTGTTTTACATTCTGATGGAGTATCAAAACCAACTAGAGAATATGATCTTACCGTTGTACGTGCACAGGACGGACAGGTTTGCACTTTTCTTGCCATTGCTGCACCCTTGCCGGTTCCCTTGGTCAAACAGAAGCTACCGCGGTGCTTTGCGCGAGATTTAAGTTGCTTTGGACGCATGCGCAGACGCTTCCGAAGCACAAATGGCTAGAAATGTTATTTGCGTCAAAGACCACGTG
Encoded here:
- the si:dkey-154b15.1 gene encoding uncharacterized protein si:dkey-154b15.1, which encodes MDTDSTVIEVLGVPSILSVDQMIDKLTIHFLRPRNGGGEVERVVYPARNSDKAFISFELPEVATRVLEQSHVLEVEGGRFPLKVRRIHCPEVDMPVSTTLDLGKFRSQTAVKDILTRHKFEISYLRSGQLLLVGTFLNLKAARVKLGELLLSREAQSQSSLLGPHFSAHTAGPVSKTKVSPDSAVLSYQNGVAVHAGRKGVEETRAAAASWSSSNSTSSQESGAPYSPPSYLGDTPSNSSHRRQYMASHYRDKVSFVIDANALRYAQCFYGDVIQETLQTNRVEMKLKDAENLEVSTIVLVGSNPEIAKDRLAAFLMEVHRLLRVQEIPLASLTQEQRVQLDRRIRIHRDVYKVLVQQVGDTLQLLGPSSDSYELKQRILGEEVSLPTSRREGRALERSRVVRRSSSLPRQLSKAGSIDSEPRSTVDQGHSWVGRGERTPKPASPVMRRTRTNSESNTKVKDDRSVQGQAHYDKLHSSGTPRADEKPKSKEGIPSITQPLLLLKNKLSLKKPTK